Genomic window (Marmota flaviventris isolate mMarFla1 chromosome X, mMarFla1.hap1, whole genome shotgun sequence):
TTCCAACCCAGGAATTGCATATGCTCTTCTGAAATGGAATTCCCTATTTTAGTAGATTAATATGTTGCTGCAGACATCAGTGTTAGCCTGTTAAGCCAATCACCAAGTAACCAATATATAAAATAGTTACATTAACTCAGCATGCATTTTTAGATATATAAGCAATGTTATAATCTTTTTCCAAACCAAAACCCAACCTAAAAGAGCTCTCCAAACAAACCAGTAGAATTACTAAGAAATTTTCATCCTTCAAATTTAACCTCGTCAACCAATACCCTGCAACCAAATGGCTTATCTAAGCGCCAACACAGAATGACCCACTCAAGGTCCAAAGACTCAAAGAGCGAAAATAAAATTCTCCGTGTGCACTCTGATGAGGACAACCAGTGGGAACCTGGCATTTGCCAAACTAACCTTTTTCCCCCTTaccaacaaataatttttagtgcTTGAGGCTATAGCAAGAAATTGGGGGGTTGTGGGGGGCATGAATCCCAGGATATAAAAGTGTCTCTAGGTGGCTTCTGGGATTTTCCTTGAAATTCTAACTGTAGGTTTGGCAAGTCTTGAGTGGTCGAGCTCCCTCCTCCTTATGGATCCTTATGGATCACTACAAGCTTGAGCTATGTTGCTCAAGGGATGATCCTTGCTGGCAGTTCACTGCTCCACAAATGCTTAGAGTCATGCTGGCGAGTAAATAGCCAACGTTGAAGGAAGAGACATTTTCTATCTCAAATCTCCATTTTCAGAAAACTCAAGGGTAAAGAAAGCTTTTATAAGAGGCAAAGTGGGACAAAAGGCAGGAAACATACATCTGCAGATTTAGTTAGCCAGAGAATCTGACATCAGCTGGAGggagtttttattttctgtatgagGAAGTTCAGAAGTTATAACAATTTGGAGCTTTAATATCAAAGGAGACTGTTTTGAATCTTGGAGACAAATAAGTTAGCAGGAAGTTGCCTTTAATTTCAGaggaaatctgtttttttaaacacttttgtttttatttatttatttttatgtggtgctgaaaatcgaacccagtgcctcatgcatgctagccaagggctccaccactgagccacaaccccagcccctcagagaaAGTCTGTTTTAAGCCCATGATGGCATTCTGCTTCTGAACGCATAAGGAGATTCAGATTCTGCAGACCTTGGGTGAAGCTTGGGTCCTTCTGAGTACATTTTACAAAGGGCTCTTCTGTGATTTTGTATTAATCCCTGGCTAAAAACTAGTGCTTTGCTATCCAAAGAAAGGAAGTCATAGGAAGGAGAACCACAGCTACATGAACCATTTTAAAATCCATGACTATTATGACAAAATGTTAGCATTATGGAATCTGGGCAGTAATATGAGCAGTTATAGTACTCTTTCAACTTTTTTCCATGCTtgaaaattttcatgtttttggggaaaagtgtaaagaaaaaaataggttacaaaacatgattttaaaatatataggtaTGCAAAAATCACCATATTTTAGTGATTTCAAGATACCACTAATGTTAAGACATCCGACTAAGAAAGAAATATTGCCAGTAATTAATTATTGCTTGCAAGCTTGGGTTATCTGAGTTCAGACAcgttaaaatatgaaatactgtGCATCTTGCAGTcgatgaaatatgaaaatataggcAAGGCTTTGAAGTTTTAATTACCTAAATGAGTGGTACAGATAACCAAATacattagaaattattaaaaatttatgttatATAGAAGAATCGgagtaaaatttttgaaaagacagAATTGCCTCTTGAAAGTTATCTAGATTCTGAATAGTGCAAAATATGGAGGACAGCAGGGCTGTGTGGGTATGGAACATGAGAAAGGATTTGGCATTAATAGTAAGTATTTTTAGAGGCAGTAGCTCACACAGGAGTAGAGATAATTGTGTTGAAGGACTGTGAATACAAGCTTGGATGGATATACTGGCAAACCCAGATTGGGCAATGattttttagagttttgtttttttcaggctAATTATTCAAGATTTTTCTGTCATTCACTGAGAATGTGAATTCAGTGTTGTTGTAAGACTTGAGTCTAGGAATTGCACTGTTGCATTTCTTCCTAGGTGGAAACAGGATAAGTCAGGTACAGTCCACATGACCATAATGTCTCCAGAGCTGATGTAAAAGTTGAGGCAAGAAACTGAGGTGTCAGGGTTAAGATGGATATTGGCAACAAAAAAGATAGTAGGTAGAAGTTtagtaaaagattttttttctaggctAGGGACTTTGCTAAAATGAGGTAAGAGTGTCATATAGCAGGGCATTTCTAAAGAAGATCCATTCCCTAATTTCAGTGTATCAAGATGATTTATTGTACTTCTTTCTAGAAGTCTGCCAAGTTGGTGAAAAGATTGAGAGCCAGCATCAGGATGACCAAGATCAATGTCTCTTGATGCAAGTTGGATTCCCTGACAAGAAAATAATGACTACCAAGAATGGCCACGACTGTAATGAATTTGGAAACACTCTTCATCTGAGTACAAGCCTTGGTATTCCAATACAAAGACCTCATAAACTTGAAACATTTGGAAATGATATGGTAGATAATGTAGACTTATTTAGAAGTGCTGTGGAAAAGAAACACGATAATGGGTGTGCAAAATTATTCTTCCATACTGAGTTTGAGAAATCAAATCCTGTAGTGAAGCCCTATGGATATAAAGAATGCGGGAAAGTCCTCAGGCGAAAGAAAGGTCTTAGTCTTCATCAGAGaattaaaaatggagagaaaccATTTGAATGTACTGCATGTCGGAAAACCTTCAGCAAGAAGTCACACCTCATTGTCCACTGGAGGACTCATACAGGGGAGAAACCATTTGCATGCAccgaatgtggaaaagcttttagcCAAAAATCTCAGCTAATTATACACCTCAGAACTCATACAGGAGAGAGACCCTTTGAGTGTCctgagtgtgggaaagccttcagagAAAAGTCAACTGTCATTATACACTACAGGACtcatacaggagagaaaccttatgaatgcaatgaatgtggaaaagccttcactcaGAAGTCAAACCTTATCGTTCATCAGAAAACCCACACAGGAGAGAAAACCTATGAATGCACTAAATGTGGGGAATCTTTCATCCAGAAGCTTGATCTGATTATACACCACAGCACTCACACAGGGAAAAAACCCCATGAATGCCATGAATGCAAGAAAACGTTCAGTGACAAGTCCACCCTCATTACGCACCAGAGAactcacacaggagagaagccccATAAATGTACGGAATGTGGGAAGTCTTTCAATGAGAAGTCGACCCTCATTGTACATCAGAGGACAcatacaggagagaagccctatgaatgtgaCGTGTGTGGAAAAACCTTTACCCAAAAGTCAAATCTGGGTGTGCATCAGAGAACTCACTCTGGAGAGAAACCCTTTGAGTGTAATGAATGTGAGAAAGCCTTCTCCCAGAAGTCCTATCTCATGCTACATCAGAGAGGTCACacaggggagaagccctatgaatgcaaTGAATGTGAAAAGGCATTTTCCCAGAAGTCCTATCTTATTATACACCAACGAACTCATACAGAAGAAAAACCCTATAAATGTAAtgagtgtggcaaagcctttcgAGAAAAGTCAAAGCTCATTATACACCAAAGAATTCATACAGGAGAAAAACCCTATGAATGTCCTGTATGTTGGAAAGCTTTTAGCCAGAAGTCCCAGCTCATAATCCATCAGCGAacacacacaggagagaaaccctatgcATGCACAGAGTGCGGCAAAgccttcagggaaaagtccacgTTCACTGTCCATCAAaggactcacactggagagaagccctataagtGTACagagtgtgggaaagcctttaccCAAAAATCCAACCTTATTGTACATCAGAGAACCCATACAGGAAAAAAGGCCCATGGGAGAGGCCAGACCCGGAAGTCAAAGCTCACGGCACACTAAGGAGTAAAGTGAGTGTCTGTTAGGTACCCCAAAGGAAAGTTGTGtcaatttactattttaaatgtaCGTTCTGACTTCTGGTTTAAACACAGGGAGTAAAGTTGGCCTTTCTTCTTTTCGTCTCAGTTTTCACCCAAGAGCAGcaggagaaaaagaagcaaaagtgtGAGCTCCATATGTGATAAAATTAGGAGACAACTGCTACCAGAGGCCTCCAGAGGCAGAGGAAACCAAGACCCAGTGCAGGGCCACAGATGAGAGGCAGCATGGGTTAGGACTCTAAGCAGAGGGTCCTGATACACTCCAAGGTACAGCATCACAGGCAGCTGTAACCATGGTAACAGAGTGCATGAGCAGGTAGGAGGCTTCCTAGACTATTTGGCATCTGAGGAGAAACAGGCAGGGGCCTCAACAAGGAGATACGCAGACAAGCCTTATTTACAGAAAGTAGCCTGTACTGATAGGAGGAATAGTTGTGGGCACCTTGGAGAAAAGAAGGGACTTTTCCTTGTGAAGAACCCATAGTATCTCCTGTTTAGTGACTTGGGAAAAGTAAAGTGAAAGAActaacaaatgtgtgtgtgtggagctcATTTGTTAGAAAAACTGATCTTCCTAGAATATATTCCTGGTATCTTCCCAACATGAACCTCCAGCGAATAGCAAGTCCAGGAAAAACTTTTCATTCAAAGAGAATATTTCacagaaaatcaaaaccacaaatgTTTTCCAAGACATCAACTCAACTTCAAGATTGTCAAAATGATGAACACACAGAGGTGTTTGTTGATGCACTGTTTGCGAAAATATTGGAAGCTGTCCAAATGAAATCCCCAGATTCTGCTTCCTGAAATTGTGATGTATTTGTACAACAGATtcctaagtagaaaaaaatgataaagaaactTGGATATCATTTATGTTACTGATGTGGAGCAACCTCCAAATTATTAGGGAAGAAAAGCAAGATACAGCATAGTATGTCACGATGTGTATATAAAGAGGGAAAATGGTAAGTACATAATTGTATATACACAAACCATTTCTGAAAAGAGATACAAGATGCTGATAACCTTGATTCCCTTGGGGAAGGGGCAGTGGGTGCTGAGGGCAGGGAACTGGGAGGGAGATAGCTGTGTATCCTTTCATAGTTTTAGAAAACTGTATTATGTGGATGTACTGCCttttcaatgaacaaataaaattttaaaaagcataattttgttCTGTTGTAATGAAGTTGGAGTCAAGACATAGCTTATTGACATTTAATATCAATAAGCTCAATATGGAATTTCTTTTTGTGACATTGCAGGTGAAACCTAGGGCCACAAGCATGATGTGACAAGTGCTCTAACTGATCTATGCTCCCAGCCATGAAATTCAGTTTTTTTGAGTGGATAAACAGAATAATCAGACAGAACAATATTAAATTCCTAAAGCACATAAGCATTATTTTCCTGAGGGTGCAAATAATTGATTCTCACGCCAGCTGAGACCATACTACCTAAACCTAAAGTAACTGAGATtggaaaacatttcttctttagtATGCACAGTGACATCTGTGAAAAGATtctgtgttgggctggggatgtggctcaagcagtagcgcgttcgcctggcatgcgtgcggcccgggttcgatcctcagcaccacatacaaacaaagatgttgtgtccgccgagaactaaaaaataaatattaaaattgtctctctctctaaaaaaaaaaaaagattctgtgtTAATGCTCACCACAGCCTTTCCATATCTTGAAATGATTTAAATTGCCCCccacacatactttttttttattttggggtaccaggtattaaactcaggggcattcaaccactgagccacatcccaagtcctattttgtattttatttagcttagcgcctcactttttgctgaggctggctttgaacttgtgatcctcctgcctcagcctcctgagcccctgggattacagacaagcACCCCCAtgcctgacacacacacacacacacacacacacacacacactactttaACAAGAGGTATAAAAGATctacagagggctggggctgtagctcagtggcagagcacttgcctagcatgcgtgaggcactgggttcaatcctcagcaccatataaaaataaacaaaggcatgttgtccatctacaactacaaaaaatttttttaaaaaaagatccacaGAGATGTTGTGTAACTGCTCCTGTGGTCACACTGCTGCTAGTGGCACATATTTCCTGGGGTGAAAGACAGATTGAGTCCCACGGTCTGAATGACCATGACCAAACCCACATCACAGGATATTTGCTCTAGAACAAGAGGTCCTGCTTGTGAATTACAGTAGTTGTGTCCTCATGACAATGTAGTTACTCACAAGGGCCATCTTTGGTGGAAGTGGGCGAGCTAAGGTATGTAAAATCTGGGGATGGGCAAGGTTTGAGTTTGTTAATATAGGTGGGTAAGTTAGACCTGAGACAGTCTATGCCCTCCTGGTCTTCTTTTTCCCATGAAGTatattgtaagaaaataaacCTTGGACTCCCCCACTTTTTTCCCCATTGAACTCTAAGTTAGACATAACCCATTCAGTGCCTTGCAGGGAGAGGAAATATAGGGCTGACTGGCTTGCGCCTGATGAAGTCTGCTAGAAGATTCCCAAAGGCCCTGGAAACAAAGGCATCTTCCTAATGGTGGAGTATCTTCCTGGGGTTTTACTAAAGAGATGGAGGAGAGTTGGATCTCACCATTTCCCATGAATATTGGATTCCTGTTTCCTGGGATACAAATAACTGATGAATCGAGGTAAATGAGACACAGGCCtagagggaaagggatggggatggACTGCAGTATGTGAATAAATGGGCTGAaatgaggggaaagagagagagaaggataatAAAGGACCAAGTGTGGTTGAATGGGGTATAATGAGGGGCTTGGTCTTGGTCAATATGAAAtaatggggcagggagggggaaatACCCAGTGGAGGGAGGTACTAGAGAAGGAACAGCAAGTGCCAGTGCACATGGGTCATGTTTTGGAGATAAGACTGAGTGGACAGAATGAATGTTGGTGATGCAAACAAAGTGGAATAAGTGGAGTGGTGTGAGGCACTGTGAGAAAGAGGGTGGTGGATATAGTGGAGTGAAAGGCAGTTCAGGCAAGTGACAAAATGTGGTGTGACACTACCTATGTATAGCACTTCTTATGAGTCTCTTCCAACattggtttcattttcttttctttcttttgtttatttgtactgGGGGTATTGTGAACACaaaggtgctttactactgagatatactccagccatttttattttgagacagggtcttgctaagttatgagggtcttgctgagttgctgaggctggcctcaaatttatgatcctcctgcctcagcctcctgagttgctggaattacaggtgtgtgtcaccatacgCAGTCCatcttatttgttttcatttcccctAGTAgataaataatagagaaaaatcaaagctAGTTCTTTGAAGAGATTAATAAAATCCCAAATtccagtcaggaaaaaaaaaggaaacaaattttcaaatgtaCTTGATACAGTGGACTTTACTATAGTATAAACATTTAAAGGGATTCAAGAGGCTGAGAAagaatgattgcaagttcaaagccagcctcagaaaaattgtgaggccctaagcaactgagtgagaccctgttataaaatacaaacttaaaaagggatggggagggttgggaatatagctcagttgatagagtgcttgcctcgcatgcacaaggccctgggttcaatccccagcactacacacacaaacatacaaagggctggggatgtaactcagtggtaaagcactcctaggttcaatccctagtacacccTCCAAAAAAGGGATAATATGGGAATTATGAAAAAAGATTTATGGCAATAAATTTGATAACATAGTCAATGTAATCATATAGTAAAGGtccataaagaaaaaagggatttcataaaatttgaaaCCCATTCACAATATAAACATTTTAGCAAACTAGGTACAGAATTAGTCTGGTGGTagtattttttctgttttaaaaatattttatgttttgccAGGCatggggtggtgcacacctctaatcccagcatctcgggaggctgaggctggaggattatgagttcaaaaccagtctcagcaaaaagtgaggcgctaagcaactcagtgagaccctgtctctaaataaaatacaaaatagggctgggatggggttcagtggttcagtgcccctgagttcaatcctcagtaccccctaaaaatatttttactggtgcattacaattatgcataatagtgggacTCCTTATGCCACCTAAGTaacttgatattttctttccttcatccaAAACTCCTCTTTCATTCataaagagtattttttaaaaatgtagtcatgcctgggtgtggtggaacatgcctgtaatcctagctacttggaaaGATGAGACAGAGGGATCATAATTTGtgggccagcctcatcaacttagtgagaccctgtctcaaaataaaaaataaaaagggctggggatatagctcactggtagaacaccctgggttcaaattccaatGCAAACAATCAAAAAACTATAGTAATACTtaatggtggggctggggttgtggctcagcagtatagcactcgcctcgcacacgagagaccctgggttcaatcctcagcaccacataaaaataaataaacaaaataaagatattgtgtccatgtataactaaaaaaaattaaaaaaaccttaaTGGTGACATGGGAAAatcttcactgctgtgactatGAAAGAGACAAGCATGCTTGTTAGGCCCACATCTGTTCAACATAATACTGAACATGTGAGGCAGTGTgataaagcaagaaaaagcaaaaggagCAATGGCtggaaatgaatgaataacttTCAATCTCTGTAGATAGGATATACATAGCCAATCCAAAGGATCCATAGATAAATTATTAGAATAATTTATCAAGGTTGTTAAATACAGCTCAAACTATAtaaattgtttttcctctaacAACAACAATCAGAACAAATACTCTATCCCTTTGacaaggaagaacaaagagaagaaaatgatggGGCCATTTAATGGTGAGCCTTGAAAGAAGTTGAAATTTGGGGAAGGTGGTATCAGATTGTAAAACACAAGGCGAAAATAGTTTGGGGGTTTTCTCAAGATGAAACAAGGATGTAGTAGAAACAGAAGTCACAAATTGAAAAAGCATCCATCTATAAATGTTTGAATGCCTAAGGAGGGGAGTTGATGACAACTGGAGGGAGGGAAAGTTGAAAGGCCTGGGAAGGAGAGGGCATCCTAGAATGCTCATTCCAGCTGAAGGGGGCAACA
Coding sequences:
- the Znf182 gene encoding zinc finger protein 182 isoform X3, giving the protein MAKPQGLVTFEDVAVDFTQEEWQYLNSLQRTLYRDVMLETYSNLVSVGQQVCKPDLILKLEVEELCPAEDRIPIWSFPEVCQVGEKIESQHQDDQDQCLLMQVGFPDKKIMTTKNGHDCNEFGNTLHLSTSLGIPIQRPHKLETFGNDMVDNVDLFRSAVEKKHDNGCAKLFFHTEFEKSNPVVKPYGYKECGKVLRRKKGLSLHQRIKNGEKPFECTACRKTFSKKSHLIVHWRTHTGEKPFACTECGKAFSQKSQLIIHLRTHTGERPFECPECGKAFREKSTVIIHYRTHTGEKPYECNECGKAFTQKSNLIVHQKTHTGEKTYECTKCGESFIQKLDLIIHHSTHTGKKPHECHECKKTFSDKSTLITHQRTHTGEKPHKCTECGKSFNEKSTLIVHQRTHTGEKPYECDVCGKTFTQKSNLGVHQRTHSGEKPFECNECEKAFSQKSYLMLHQRGHTGEKPYECNECEKAFSQKSYLIIHQRTHTEEKPYKCNECGKAFREKSKLIIHQRIHTGEKPYECPVCWKAFSQKSQLIIHQRTHTGEKPYACTECGKAFREKSTFTVHQRTHTGEKPYKCTECGKAFTQKSNLIVHQRTHTGKKAHGRGQTRKSKLTAH
- the Znf182 gene encoding zinc finger protein 182 isoform X2 encodes the protein MIGKCPPTELHPQPYLGLVTFEDVAVDFTQEEWQYLNSLQRTLYRDVMLETYSNLVSVGQQVCKPDLILKLEVEELCPAEDRIPIWSFPEVCQVGEKIESQHQDDQDQCLLMQVGFPDKKIMTTKNGHDCNEFGNTLHLSTSLGIPIQRPHKLETFGNDMVDNVDLFRSAVEKKHDNGCAKLFFHTEFEKSNPVVKPYGYKECGKVLRRKKGLSLHQRIKNGEKPFECTACRKTFSKKSHLIVHWRTHTGEKPFACTECGKAFSQKSQLIIHLRTHTGERPFECPECGKAFREKSTVIIHYRTHTGEKPYECNECGKAFTQKSNLIVHQKTHTGEKTYECTKCGESFIQKLDLIIHHSTHTGKKPHECHECKKTFSDKSTLITHQRTHTGEKPHKCTECGKSFNEKSTLIVHQRTHTGEKPYECDVCGKTFTQKSNLGVHQRTHSGEKPFECNECEKAFSQKSYLMLHQRGHTGEKPYECNECEKAFSQKSYLIIHQRTHTEEKPYKCNECGKAFREKSKLIIHQRIHTGEKPYECPVCWKAFSQKSQLIIHQRTHTGEKPYACTECGKAFREKSTFTVHQRTHTGEKPYKCTECGKAFTQKSNLIVHQRTHTGKKAHGRGQTRKSKLTAH
- the Znf182 gene encoding zinc finger protein 182 isoform X1; the encoded protein is MFYPSLLVPAQFSHISAFSQEQQEMAKPQGLVTFEDVAVDFTQEEWQYLNSLQRTLYRDVMLETYSNLVSVGQQVCKPDLILKLEVEELCPAEDRIPIWSFPEVCQVGEKIESQHQDDQDQCLLMQVGFPDKKIMTTKNGHDCNEFGNTLHLSTSLGIPIQRPHKLETFGNDMVDNVDLFRSAVEKKHDNGCAKLFFHTEFEKSNPVVKPYGYKECGKVLRRKKGLSLHQRIKNGEKPFECTACRKTFSKKSHLIVHWRTHTGEKPFACTECGKAFSQKSQLIIHLRTHTGERPFECPECGKAFREKSTVIIHYRTHTGEKPYECNECGKAFTQKSNLIVHQKTHTGEKTYECTKCGESFIQKLDLIIHHSTHTGKKPHECHECKKTFSDKSTLITHQRTHTGEKPHKCTECGKSFNEKSTLIVHQRTHTGEKPYECDVCGKTFTQKSNLGVHQRTHSGEKPFECNECEKAFSQKSYLMLHQRGHTGEKPYECNECEKAFSQKSYLIIHQRTHTEEKPYKCNECGKAFREKSKLIIHQRIHTGEKPYECPVCWKAFSQKSQLIIHQRTHTGEKPYACTECGKAFREKSTFTVHQRTHTGEKPYKCTECGKAFTQKSNLIVHQRTHTGKKAHGRGQTRKSKLTAH
- the Znf182 gene encoding zinc finger protein 182 isoform X5; the encoded protein is MASSGQQVCKPDLILKLEVEELCPAEDRIPIWSFPEVCQVGEKIESQHQDDQDQCLLMQVGFPDKKIMTTKNGHDCNEFGNTLHLSTSLGIPIQRPHKLETFGNDMVDNVDLFRSAVEKKHDNGCAKLFFHTEFEKSNPVVKPYGYKECGKVLRRKKGLSLHQRIKNGEKPFECTACRKTFSKKSHLIVHWRTHTGEKPFACTECGKAFSQKSQLIIHLRTHTGERPFECPECGKAFREKSTVIIHYRTHTGEKPYECNECGKAFTQKSNLIVHQKTHTGEKTYECTKCGESFIQKLDLIIHHSTHTGKKPHECHECKKTFSDKSTLITHQRTHTGEKPHKCTECGKSFNEKSTLIVHQRTHTGEKPYECDVCGKTFTQKSNLGVHQRTHSGEKPFECNECEKAFSQKSYLMLHQRGHTGEKPYECNECEKAFSQKSYLIIHQRTHTEEKPYKCNECGKAFREKSKLIIHQRIHTGEKPYECPVCWKAFSQKSQLIIHQRTHTGEKPYACTECGKAFREKSTFTVHQRTHTGEKPYKCTECGKAFTQKSNLIVHQRTHTGKKAHGRGQTRKSKLTAH
- the Znf182 gene encoding zinc finger protein 182 isoform X4, with translation MLETYSNLVSVGQQVCKPDLILKLEVEELCPAEDRIPIWSFPEVCQVGEKIESQHQDDQDQCLLMQVGFPDKKIMTTKNGHDCNEFGNTLHLSTSLGIPIQRPHKLETFGNDMVDNVDLFRSAVEKKHDNGCAKLFFHTEFEKSNPVVKPYGYKECGKVLRRKKGLSLHQRIKNGEKPFECTACRKTFSKKSHLIVHWRTHTGEKPFACTECGKAFSQKSQLIIHLRTHTGERPFECPECGKAFREKSTVIIHYRTHTGEKPYECNECGKAFTQKSNLIVHQKTHTGEKTYECTKCGESFIQKLDLIIHHSTHTGKKPHECHECKKTFSDKSTLITHQRTHTGEKPHKCTECGKSFNEKSTLIVHQRTHTGEKPYECDVCGKTFTQKSNLGVHQRTHSGEKPFECNECEKAFSQKSYLMLHQRGHTGEKPYECNECEKAFSQKSYLIIHQRTHTEEKPYKCNECGKAFREKSKLIIHQRIHTGEKPYECPVCWKAFSQKSQLIIHQRTHTGEKPYACTECGKAFREKSTFTVHQRTHTGEKPYKCTECGKAFTQKSNLIVHQRTHTGKKAHGRGQTRKSKLTAH